Proteins encoded together in one Branchiostoma lanceolatum isolate klBraLanc5 chromosome 11, klBraLanc5.hap2, whole genome shotgun sequence window:
- the LOC136445002 gene encoding vesicular glutamate transporter 2.2-like, which translates to MAVIGCLCVSGCLFLAAFTSNFVVAACFVAAAFGSSAARAAVADANIFDIAPRYASVISGICKGICRVVGLTFPLLVTAITKNKSSQEWSQVVLINACVLAAIALFFGAFGSGEEQPWAVEVPQGQNGGIQPGSRKDHKFDDENRPLVKK; encoded by the exons ATGGCTGTCATCG GTTGTCTGTGCGTTTCTGGCTGCCTTTTCTTGGCGGCCTTTACCTCCAACTTTGTCGTGGCAGCCTGTTTCGTTGCCGCAGCTTTCGGGAGTTCTGCAGCTAGGGCAGCAG TTGCTGATGCCAACATCTTTGACATTGCACCACGATACGCCAGCGTGATATCAGGGATCTGCAAAGGTATTTGTCGAGTGGTGGGTCTGACATTCCCACTGTTGGTGACAGCAATTACAAAGAACAAG TCAAGTCAGGAGTGGTCCCAAGTTGTCCTTATTAACGCCTGTGTGCTTGCTGCCATCGCCCTGTTCTTTGGCGCTTTCGGGAGCGGGGAAGAGCAACCCTGGGCCGTGGAGGTTCCGCaaggtcaaaatggcggaattCAACCAGGCAGTAGGAAAGACCACAAATTTGATGATGAGAATCGACCACTAGTCAAGAAATGA